The following are from one region of the Synechococcus sp. CBW1108 genome:
- a CDS encoding ComEC/Rec2 family competence protein, translated as MASGSGGRLKPLVWGLLLALLLMRVVLVACMPLQPAGADPVLLLAAASSAELPLELTGTLLGDPRSSVGTGSCRALLQLPVGRTELRFGDCPPLQEGWRLRVRGRLRRPLASPHPLLAAPAERLARQGAFSQLQVQDFNVLERPATPVADLRRRMAQALVRQAGPERGGVLAALVLGSAVVPVPAELREAFRASGLSHALAASGFHLSVLLGVVLPLGARLPQPARLGLAAAAMGLFVLLAGPQPSVVRAVLMGALALAVLESGHRSRPLGILAASALVLLLARPDWLLDVGFQLSVVATAALVLSARPLELGLRRWLPGWLPGWLAAATAVPLAASLYTLPLQLLHFGVVPLYAVPANLVVAPLLTPLTLGAMALACLAVLLPPLLPLATVPVDWLCRLLVLVVQAFAELPMAQWQLGRPTPVLVLLLSLALLALVLPALGRRWRLLGLGLLVVAVAVHLSLLGADQLLLVHQGRLDLLVARHRGRAALVSSSADGFSCSQASQLARGLGVQRFDWALLLDPLAPEQPDCWRAQAGLVLASADGSLPLQPGQRLASEGLSAAPVAIESRAMELQLGRWRWLLLPDRQALWAWQERYGPGRGGFDGLWLGFRPSQRERTQLQRLGAKRIWLSGAFPSGWPETWAASGPSGSLQAVRG; from the coding sequence GTGGCGAGCGGCAGCGGGGGCAGGCTGAAACCGCTGGTGTGGGGCCTGCTGCTGGCCCTGCTGCTGATGCGGGTGGTGCTGGTTGCCTGCATGCCGCTCCAGCCCGCTGGGGCTGACCCGGTGCTGCTGCTGGCGGCCGCCAGCAGCGCAGAGTTGCCGCTCGAGCTCACGGGCACCCTGCTGGGCGATCCGCGCTCAAGCGTTGGCACCGGCAGTTGCCGGGCCCTGCTGCAGTTGCCGGTGGGGCGCACCGAGCTGCGCTTTGGCGACTGTCCGCCCCTACAGGAGGGCTGGCGCCTGCGGGTGCGGGGCCGCCTGCGCCGGCCGCTGGCCTCGCCCCATCCGCTGCTGGCAGCCCCCGCCGAACGGCTGGCCCGCCAGGGCGCCTTCAGCCAGCTGCAGGTGCAGGACTTCAATGTGCTGGAGCGGCCCGCCACGCCGGTGGCCGATCTGCGTCGTCGCATGGCCCAGGCCCTGGTGCGGCAGGCAGGCCCCGAGCGCGGCGGGGTGCTGGCGGCCCTGGTGCTGGGCAGTGCGGTGGTGCCGGTGCCGGCCGAGCTGCGCGAGGCCTTCCGGGCGTCGGGCCTCTCCCATGCCCTGGCGGCCTCGGGCTTCCATCTCTCGGTGTTGCTGGGTGTGGTGCTGCCCCTTGGCGCCCGCTTGCCCCAGCCGGCGCGGCTGGGCCTGGCCGCAGCAGCGATGGGCCTGTTCGTGTTGCTGGCCGGGCCCCAGCCATCGGTGGTGCGGGCGGTGCTGATGGGGGCGCTGGCCCTGGCGGTGCTCGAGAGTGGCCACCGCAGTCGGCCCCTGGGAATCCTGGCCGCCAGTGCCCTGGTCCTGTTGCTGGCACGGCCCGATTGGCTGTTGGACGTTGGCTTTCAGCTGAGTGTGGTGGCCACCGCAGCCCTGGTGCTTTCGGCCCGGCCGCTGGAGCTGGGCCTGCGCCGCTGGCTGCCCGGCTGGCTTCCAGGTTGGTTGGCAGCGGCCACCGCGGTGCCCCTGGCGGCCTCGCTGTACACCCTGCCGCTGCAGCTGTTGCACTTCGGCGTGGTGCCCCTCTATGCGGTGCCCGCCAACCTGGTGGTGGCGCCGCTGCTGACACCCCTCACCCTGGGGGCCATGGCCCTGGCCTGTCTGGCGGTGCTGCTGCCGCCGCTGCTGCCCTTGGCCACCGTGCCCGTCGACTGGCTGTGCCGGCTGTTGGTGCTGGTGGTGCAGGCCTTTGCTGAGCTGCCCATGGCCCAGTGGCAACTGGGCCGGCCGACGCCCGTTTTGGTGCTGCTGCTCAGCCTGGCCCTGTTGGCCTTGGTTCTGCCGGCCCTGGGCCGGCGCTGGCGCCTGCTGGGGCTTGGCTTGCTGGTAGTGGCCGTGGCCGTCCACCTCAGCCTGCTGGGTGCGGACCAGCTGCTGCTGGTGCACCAGGGGCGGCTCGACCTGCTGGTGGCACGGCACCGGGGCCGGGCGGCACTGGTGAGTAGCTCCGCCGATGGCTTCAGTTGCAGTCAGGCCAGCCAGCTAGCCCGGGGTCTGGGGGTGCAGCGCTTCGACTGGGCCCTGCTGCTGGATCCGCTGGCGCCCGAGCAGCCCGACTGCTGGCGGGCCCAGGCAGGCCTGGTGCTCGCCAGCGCCGATGGCAGCCTGCCCCTTCAGCCGGGTCAACGGCTGGCCAGCGAGGGGCTGAGTGCTGCGCCCGTGGCGATCGAAAGCCGGGCGATGGAGTTGCAGTTGGGGCGCTGGCGCTGGTTGCTGTTGCCCGATCGCCAGGCGCTCTGGGCCTGGCAGGAGCGCTACGGCCCTGGCCGCGGCGGTTTTGATGGCCTGTGGCTGGGTTTTCGCCCTTCGCAGCGGGAGCGCACCCAGCTGCAGCGGCTTGGGGCCAAGCGGATCTGGTTGAGCGGAGCCTTCCCCTCGGGCTGGCCAGAAACCTGGGCGGCCAGCGGCCCCAGTGGATCCCTCCAGGCCGTGCGGGGATAA